A genomic segment from Acidobacteriota bacterium encodes:
- a CDS encoding ABC transporter substrate-binding protein: MKYCPLCGKEFEDGERCPGDGTVLVQAQQDSDPLIGTVLKDTYRLEEQIGAGGMGAVFRAEQMPLGRNVAVKVLLPSVQAMPSMISRFFQEARVLSQLNHPNVVSIIDFGNTDTGMIFMVMEFLTGQPLSTLVPKQQGLPLGDAVRWMRQACAGVGAAHENGLVHRDLKPDNLFVSSRTGAPETLKVLDFGIARTLEESDATRLTQVGLLMGTPGFIAPEQIESPADAGPRSDIYALGAILFFMVTGYRPYSGQTPHSVLVQQMQKPPQLDLGLLSRHPALAEVIARSMAIRPEDRFASTRELVAALDEAVGDGPSHPSSSVGSEIPPTVLMQKGGGVTESSGKGWAGRLAVPLLVLALVLVGGLFWWSSSRGPASDEAATAGEVATRGVREGKIAIGMSAAFSGPAKELGRGMQTGIETSFREINANGGIHGRELELIALDDAYEPDRAVSNMVDLLLERQVFAVVGNVGTPTAAVAVPLALEQGVPFFGAFSGADLLRRQPPDRYVFNYRASYAEETAALVSYFLDRRGLEPSQIAVFAQDDGYGDAGYEGVRAALAERGYEGPTLRVGYRRNTRDVDSAVAGIERHDGEIAGIVMAATYRPAAEFIRRLVDLGLEPAFANLSFVGSRALAEELAGFGGRYAEGVIVSQVVPHPESLAPGVVRYRELLGRHFPAEQPGFVSLEGYLAAEVFAEALRRSDESLSMESFLSAIESLQLDPGIGTELAFGPERHQASSKVWGTVLDASGRYSELKL, encoded by the coding sequence GTGAAGTACTGTCCGCTGTGCGGCAAAGAGTTCGAAGACGGTGAGCGGTGCCCGGGCGACGGCACGGTGCTGGTGCAGGCACAGCAGGACTCGGATCCGCTGATCGGCACCGTCCTCAAAGACACCTATCGGCTCGAGGAGCAGATCGGCGCCGGTGGCATGGGGGCGGTCTTCCGGGCCGAGCAGATGCCCCTCGGCCGCAATGTGGCGGTCAAGGTGCTGCTGCCCTCGGTGCAGGCGATGCCGTCGATGATTTCGCGCTTCTTCCAGGAGGCGCGGGTGCTGAGCCAGCTCAACCACCCCAACGTGGTCAGCATCATCGATTTCGGCAACACCGACACCGGCATGATCTTCATGGTCATGGAGTTCTTGACCGGCCAGCCCTTGAGCACCCTGGTGCCGAAGCAGCAGGGCCTGCCCCTCGGCGACGCGGTGCGCTGGATGCGCCAGGCCTGTGCCGGGGTCGGGGCGGCGCACGAGAACGGTTTGGTGCACCGCGACCTCAAGCCCGACAACCTCTTCGTCTCCTCGCGGACCGGCGCTCCCGAAACCCTCAAGGTGCTCGACTTCGGGATTGCGCGCACCCTCGAGGAGAGCGATGCCACGCGCTTGACCCAGGTCGGTCTGCTGATGGGGACCCCCGGTTTCATCGCTCCGGAACAGATCGAATCGCCGGCCGACGCCGGCCCGCGTTCGGATATCTACGCTCTCGGCGCCATTCTGTTTTTCATGGTCACCGGGTACCGGCCTTACTCCGGGCAGACGCCTCACTCGGTGTTGGTACAGCAGATGCAGAAGCCGCCGCAGCTCGACCTCGGATTGCTGTCGCGGCACCCCGCGTTGGCCGAGGTGATCGCCCGGTCGATGGCGATCCGGCCGGAAGACCGTTTCGCTTCAACGCGGGAGCTGGTGGCGGCTCTCGATGAGGCGGTCGGTGACGGTCCCAGCCATCCGAGCTCGAGTGTTGGCTCCGAGATTCCCCCAACAGTTCTGATGCAGAAGGGCGGTGGCGTGACCGAGTCTTCTGGCAAGGGCTGGGCTGGTCGCCTGGCGGTGCCCTTGCTGGTTTTGGCTTTGGTGCTAGTGGGCGGACTCTTCTGGTGGTCCAGCTCCCGTGGCCCGGCCAGCGACGAGGCGGCGACGGCTGGTGAGGTGGCGACGCGCGGAGTCCGAGAGGGCAAGATCGCGATCGGCATGAGCGCAGCCTTTTCGGGTCCGGCGAAGGAGCTCGGCCGGGGCATGCAAACCGGCATCGAGACCTCGTTTCGGGAGATCAACGCCAACGGTGGCATTCACGGCCGCGAGCTCGAGCTGATCGCCCTCGACGACGCCTACGAGCCGGATCGGGCGGTGAGCAACATGGTCGATCTGCTGCTCGAGCGACAGGTTTTCGCCGTCGTCGGCAATGTCGGCACACCCACCGCCGCGGTGGCGGTGCCGCTGGCTCTTGAGCAGGGAGTGCCGTTCTTTGGTGCCTTTTCCGGCGCCGATCTCTTGCGGCGCCAGCCCCCCGATCGCTATGTCTTCAACTACCGCGCCAGCTATGCCGAAGAGACCGCCGCACTGGTTTCCTATTTCCTCGATCGGCGCGGCTTGGAGCCCTCGCAGATCGCCGTCTTCGCTCAGGACGACGGCTATGGCGACGCCGGCTATGAAGGCGTGCGTGCCGCCCTCGCCGAGCGCGGCTACGAGGGACCGACCCTGCGCGTCGGCTACCGGCGCAACACTCGCGATGTGGATTCGGCGGTGGCCGGCATCGAGCGCCACGACGGCGAGATCGCCGGCATCGTCATGGCGGCGACCTACCGGCCGGCGGCGGAGTTCATCCGGCGCCTCGTCGATCTCGGCCTCGAGCCGGCCTTCGCCAACCTCTCCTTCGTCGGCAGTCGGGCCCTGGCGGAAGAGCTCGCCGGGTTCGGGGGTCGCTATGCCGAAGGGGTCATCGTCAGCCAGGTGGTGCCCCATCCGGAGTCCCTCGCCCCGGGCGTGGTTCGCTACCGCGAGCTCTTGGGGCGTCACTTCCCGGCGGAGCAGCCCGGCTTCGTTTCCCTCGAGGGCTACCTGGCGGCGGAGGTCTTCGCCGAAGCCCTGCGGCGCAGCGACGAGTCCCTCTCGATGGAGTCGTTCTTGAGCGCCATCGAGTCCCTCCAGCTCGATCCCGGGATCGGAACCGAGCTGGCCTTCGGGCCCGAGCGCCATCAGGCCTCTTCGAAGGTTTGGGGAACCGTCCTCGACGCTTCCGGTCGCTACTCCGAGCTCAAGCTCTAG
- a CDS encoding PIN domain-containing protein has product MQIGIDTSVVVRILAGEPQHLAMVALEFVLRNLRTGNRILVSNLVLAETYFAFQHHYGAAKADTLDALTNFVSSPGVDVSPGALEVLQTPGLATAKPGFVDRLILSEYRLAQAEQVATFEQSAARLPKVRVLKP; this is encoded by the coding sequence ATGCAGATCGGAATCGACACGTCGGTCGTCGTACGAATCCTGGCAGGGGAACCTCAGCACCTCGCCATGGTCGCCCTCGAATTCGTACTCCGCAACTTGCGGACCGGCAATCGAATCCTGGTCTCGAATCTCGTGCTTGCCGAAACCTACTTCGCCTTTCAGCACCATTACGGCGCAGCGAAAGCTGACACGCTCGACGCTCTGACGAATTTCGTTTCGAGCCCCGGCGTCGACGTCAGTCCCGGAGCTCTCGAAGTACTACAAACGCCCGGCCTCGCGACCGCAAAGCCCGGATTCGTCGACCGCTTGATCCTCTCCGAATACCGTCTCGCGCAGGCTGAACAGGTGGCGACTTTCGAGCAGAGCGCGGCTCGCCTGCCGAAGGTTCGAGTCTTGAAACCCTGA